One Myxococcaceae bacterium JPH2 DNA window includes the following coding sequences:
- a CDS encoding sugar O-acetyltransferase, translating into MARSEREKMLAGELYLGNDPELTAARVRARRLLRAYNETDMEAAELRRSLLEQLLGDVGPGVYIEPPFFCDYGTYLHLGARVYMNFQCVVLDCNHVEIGDDVFFGPGVHVYAATHPLDPDVRIQGPESTRPVRIGAKVWVGGGTVIVPGVTVGEGTTVGAGSVVTKDLPPYVLAAGNPARVIRALR; encoded by the coding sequence ATGGCGCGGAGCGAGCGCGAGAAGATGCTGGCGGGCGAGCTCTACCTGGGCAACGACCCGGAGCTGACCGCCGCGCGGGTGCGAGCACGGCGCCTCTTGCGCGCCTACAACGAGACGGACATGGAAGCGGCCGAGCTGCGGCGCTCCCTGCTGGAGCAGCTGCTCGGAGACGTGGGGCCCGGCGTCTATATCGAGCCGCCGTTCTTCTGCGACTACGGCACGTACCTGCACCTGGGCGCGCGCGTGTACATGAACTTCCAGTGCGTCGTCCTGGACTGCAACCACGTGGAGATCGGCGACGACGTCTTCTTCGGCCCGGGCGTGCACGTCTACGCGGCCACGCACCCGTTGGACCCCGACGTTCGCATCCAAGGCCCTGAGTCCACCCGGCCCGTGCGCATCGGCGCGAAGGTGTGGGTGGGCGGGGGCACCGTCATCGTCCCGGGCGTCACCGTGGGCGAGGGCACCACGGTGGGCGCGGGCAGCGTGGTGACCAAGGACCTGCCCCCCTACGTGCTCGCGGCGGGCAACCCCGCTCGCGTCATCCGCGCGCTGCGCTGA
- a CDS encoding MATE family efflux transporter: MESAVAAPGAAPEPRELRLFQLTWPLFLEILLFMLMGTADTLMLSGISDEAVSAVGVVNQYLSLCILIMEMVSNGASVVVAQYLGARRNAEAARISALAITLNLLLGVTVSAAFLVFGNALLARMNLAGQVLEYARTYLGIAGGCIFLQALINVFASLLRTYGFTKESMFVSLGMNAVHILGNALLIFGLLGAPKLGVAGAAVSTVVSRSTALLVFIWMLYRVMDVKMVARDYVTFSKDYILKILKVGIPSAVEQLTYHSCQTVFLFYVTFLGPTALASRQYAMSISQYVFLFSIAVGVGTSIIVGRLVGARRTEDAYRRVLESLKWSVAITVAVDVLAILFRKPLVGLFTPHADVIELTSRVIVLGLLLETGRSFNLVLVNALRAAGDAPFTVYMGFTSMVCLSLSLGYVFVFKLNLGLAGVWLAVAVDEWTRGITFWFRWRSRAWQSKSLVSAADPAPSLAAG; encoded by the coding sequence ATGGAATCCGCGGTCGCCGCGCCCGGCGCTGCTCCCGAGCCACGGGAGCTTCGTCTGTTTCAGCTCACGTGGCCCCTGTTCCTCGAGATTCTCCTCTTCATGCTGATGGGCACGGCGGACACGCTGATGCTCAGCGGCATCTCCGACGAGGCCGTGTCCGCTGTCGGCGTCGTCAATCAATACCTCTCGCTCTGCATCCTCATCATGGAGATGGTGAGCAACGGCGCCTCCGTCGTCGTCGCGCAGTACCTGGGCGCCCGCCGCAACGCCGAGGCCGCGCGCATCTCCGCGCTCGCCATCACCTTGAACCTGCTGCTCGGCGTGACGGTCAGCGCCGCGTTCCTGGTGTTCGGCAATGCCTTGCTCGCGCGGATGAACCTGGCGGGACAGGTGCTCGAATATGCCCGCACGTACCTGGGCATCGCGGGCGGCTGCATCTTCCTCCAGGCGCTCATCAACGTCTTCGCGAGCCTGCTGCGCACGTACGGCTTCACGAAGGAGTCCATGTTCGTGTCGCTGGGGATGAACGCGGTGCACATCCTCGGCAACGCGCTCCTCATCTTCGGACTGCTCGGCGCACCGAAACTCGGCGTGGCCGGCGCCGCGGTCTCCACGGTGGTGAGCCGCTCCACCGCGCTGCTCGTCTTCATCTGGATGCTGTACCGGGTGATGGACGTGAAGATGGTCGCGCGCGACTACGTGACGTTCTCGAAGGACTACATCCTCAAGATATTGAAGGTGGGCATCCCCTCGGCGGTGGAGCAGCTCACGTACCACTCGTGCCAGACGGTGTTCCTCTTCTACGTCACGTTCCTCGGGCCCACGGCGCTGGCGTCGCGCCAGTACGCGATGTCCATCTCCCAGTACGTGTTCCTCTTCAGCATCGCGGTGGGCGTGGGCACGTCCATCATCGTGGGACGGCTGGTGGGCGCGCGCCGCACGGAGGACGCGTACCGCCGCGTGCTGGAGAGCCTGAAGTGGAGCGTGGCCATCACCGTAGCGGTGGACGTGCTCGCCATCCTCTTCCGCAAGCCGCTGGTGGGGCTCTTCACGCCGCACGCAGACGTCATCGAGCTCACCTCGCGCGTCATCGTGTTGGGGCTGCTGTTGGAGACGGGGCGCTCGTTCAACCTCGTGCTGGTGAACGCGCTGCGCGCCGCCGGAGACGCGCCCTTCACCGTCTACATGGGCTTCACGTCCATGGTCTGCCTGAGCCTCTCGCTGGGCTACGTCTTCGTCTTCAAGCTGAACCTGGGGCTCGCGGGCGTGTGGCTCGCCGTGGCCGTGGACGAGTGGACGCGCGGCATCACCTTCTGGTTCCGATGGAGGAGCCGGGCCTGGCAGAGCAAGTCCCTGGTGAGCGCGGCCGATCCGGCGCCCTCGCTCGCGGCGGGCTGA
- a CDS encoding DUF488 family protein, whose translation MIQVQRVYGEQGADARTGTRFLVDRLWPRGVKKTDLRLDGWPRDVGPSTELRRWFAHDVERWDEFRRRYTRELDAHHDAWEPLLEAARHGRVTLLYGARDTEHNNAVVLKDYLEARLKRSARTKSHRTVH comes from the coding sequence ATGATTCAAGTCCAGCGTGTCTATGGCGAGCAGGGTGCGGACGCTCGGACGGGGACTCGCTTCCTGGTGGATCGGCTGTGGCCGCGAGGGGTCAAGAAGACGGACCTCCGGCTGGATGGCTGGCCTCGCGACGTGGGCCCCAGCACGGAGCTGCGGCGGTGGTTCGCGCACGACGTGGAGCGCTGGGATGAGTTCCGGCGCCGCTACACCCGCGAGCTGGATGCGCACCACGACGCCTGGGAGCCGCTGCTGGAGGCCGCGCGCCACGGCCGCGTCACCTTGCTGTACGGCGCGCGCGACACCGAGCACAACAACGCCGTGGTGCTGAAGGACTACCTGGAAGCGCGCCTGAAGCGCTCGGCGCGGACGAAGTCTCACCGCACCGTGCACTGA
- a CDS encoding HEAT repeat domain-containing protein, translated as MANLAIGNIEKVRALAANARLLLVGGARASTDSRLIAYEPGTNKVVWSTELPSAVLALALLGERWFAGGADGTVVFGSLSDGKVQFQLHGAHAGGCTAVAASPDGKLLATAGVDGIVRVWEVESTRKVKEWRASSQPLRAVAVDPSNTYVACAGDDGVVRAFTLATDARRDMPGHEGGVRALAFTPRDGRLVSGGDDGKLRLWYLVGAVEFEVRGDKDSGHAGSVLALLFPPTPTAEAGEEASDRVWSAGSDGKLKVWRLDERRKPRTFDVSSKPVTALAFSQPPANSRLAKLAQGHVFAGGDDRKVARYTVGLDGKPTDETVTYAHGFDLLAEAPKGGRSKREAAVREATALEEPEALEFVLGLLTSDNEPEVRKLAALELAARGRAGARPKLRERLNDNQPAVRLAALEALEKLETESVLGAPRAALDSRFSEIRTLGLRRLAKLGGASPLVPGLVAGRLADSEPSVGLAALDALVAVSPSDSLEPLKTAFERGPSPLKVEVLIRAAGGGLLSHPQLQPLVARALDDADADVRRVAFTVRALERRPLAAALESRDEDFARAVRDVARMLALRAKRNAGDADAKFTTEAEVTASRDALLAGAPTQGALAEPDLEPLLASMACRTPDTALRGARGLAQVGDARALGALLQLSREGDAFIRRQAASSLQALQDPRARERLVWMLDDTDADVRAAALDAVVTLDVEAPLSAAEAALRSGHEDVRVRGLDRLVKLGAQAQGAEPLLGNALEDESGKVRGEAFRTLWAWNEKEPQKALDRALTGRFPDLRQRAVEVLTERGAENWALERLRKSVEDRDATVATAAYESWVKLAGKEKPEPHLAALTSTHASLRALAAKNAAQASAEPLRSPLLKLVQDERVDVAIAALESLDKLIPSENGPLLAGLVAAELPVRVRAAELLSPRGAEDIIEPMRGFITDKDLERIYPPGLLNPLRVRAARALASLGSRRLLGFFATTLIPHELGDLQEQGARGLATASRRGDEGFLLDALGHANVAVRSWGADGLSRLGDARALPVLTGNLRHEHLPIRLGAILSFAALGSEGDGGLLHGLEDSAREVQEMVFAIVLARDLRATRRGEPPDLLTSALSGGRPDVRYAAARALELRTEPDAYRAHLVDVLLPPRPEKVGDMKDWPSEEDRAKRVVGLAEALSSDQPEQRYAAAQVLLLRNKPLDYFREAQKVARPRTLDAPWKPETAPGASTVQTGQTGGGKSWLRRLFSAVKPGAAEPSAEATVAAERQHLRRLAFGAYVGLLRQVVAGDDEGHRVRRDAVDRVVKLTQEGYAGTPAAVAALLRALEDPHQLVRKAALAGIKELFPAGSDEPLALALASLSPDVARAALDELAERGDAARPRVAAALNSPLADVRKYAFELLEKLSPAGSLEPLLAALSSEHADLRVGVIERLAGANDARVTEALGRAMASEHEDLRLRAAELLAWRSDDRAVEVLGAFLRAEAAPLVKRAVEGLARLATPAAVAALGARLSVATDANERTNLVKALGRTHRVEALDLLARRSVDDEAPAVRLACVAAAMKVAGTDREKTKDREATKRDPELAVRFLRVAVKSLDVEVRKAAAVELQMGKEAGQDALLVGLFNDRDATVRAEAVARYSKRVIHQGSPVEPLEEVLRAGDRLVMLPAAEGVAHKGRVSALRPLLLYARAGEPGDRERALIALGTLGDARALAELETVAAGGTPEAPAEPSMMVAAIEGLGRLAGRLPEGEERRRVEEKVEAAALEGQTEEMQRAGVCGLRAIGGERARVKLEALLADDGTDVDVRVTVAEQLGKMGDLAAEAALAAALDDDEDELREAARKALDVLFPQERTRVEFLAVASKYTDISEPAAAYLSGEGDPALLVPRLATLDNATLRLRLRRGLARRGALPIPELTALLGHDKAQAREEAAWLVGTWTGETRPAGTVDTSALAKTLLTTERRTATEWAATPAPKRAPVASAWERVLWAASRLGVRELVGPASALLRSGESVAPANVRQEAARALGRLGAVKELDAVRAALSDPDARVRAAAADTLARLAPEQAAAWALEVKPFDPVALGPTGAKVAAEALATDEARRLALPALLGAKQTETLRPLAANAKPEVRQDAWAALGRVGGDAATELLHTAAFDKSQSVELRKAAWRAHKRARRANERVRKEGTPS; from the coding sequence ATGGCCAACCTCGCCATCGGCAACATCGAGAAGGTTCGTGCACTGGCGGCCAACGCCCGCTTGCTCCTCGTGGGCGGCGCTCGCGCGTCCACCGACAGCCGGCTCATCGCCTACGAGCCCGGCACCAACAAGGTGGTGTGGAGCACGGAGCTGCCCTCGGCGGTGCTCGCGCTGGCGCTCCTGGGCGAGCGTTGGTTCGCGGGTGGCGCGGACGGCACCGTCGTCTTCGGCTCGCTGTCCGACGGCAAGGTGCAGTTCCAGCTCCACGGCGCGCACGCGGGCGGTTGCACCGCGGTGGCCGCGAGCCCGGATGGAAAGCTCCTCGCCACGGCCGGCGTGGACGGCATCGTGCGCGTGTGGGAGGTCGAGTCCACCCGCAAGGTGAAGGAGTGGCGGGCCTCGTCGCAGCCGCTGCGCGCGGTGGCGGTGGACCCCTCGAACACGTACGTGGCCTGCGCGGGTGATGACGGCGTGGTGCGCGCCTTCACCCTGGCCACGGACGCGCGGCGCGACATGCCGGGCCATGAGGGCGGCGTGCGCGCCCTGGCCTTCACGCCTCGCGACGGGCGCCTGGTGTCCGGCGGCGACGACGGCAAGCTGCGCCTCTGGTACCTGGTGGGCGCGGTGGAGTTCGAGGTCCGCGGCGACAAGGACAGCGGCCACGCGGGCTCGGTGCTCGCGCTGCTGTTCCCGCCCACGCCCACCGCCGAGGCGGGTGAAGAGGCCTCGGACCGGGTGTGGTCCGCGGGCAGCGACGGCAAGCTCAAGGTCTGGCGCCTGGATGAGCGCCGCAAGCCGCGCACCTTCGACGTGAGCAGCAAGCCCGTGACGGCCCTCGCCTTCTCGCAGCCGCCCGCCAACTCGCGGCTGGCCAAGCTGGCGCAGGGGCACGTCTTCGCGGGCGGCGATGACCGCAAGGTGGCCCGCTACACGGTGGGCCTGGATGGCAAGCCCACCGACGAGACCGTGACGTACGCGCACGGCTTCGACCTGCTCGCCGAGGCCCCGAAGGGAGGCCGCTCCAAGCGCGAGGCCGCGGTGCGTGAGGCCACCGCGCTGGAGGAGCCCGAGGCGCTGGAGTTCGTCCTGGGGCTCTTGACCTCGGACAACGAGCCCGAGGTGCGCAAGCTGGCCGCGCTGGAGCTGGCCGCGCGAGGCCGCGCCGGGGCTCGCCCCAAGCTGCGCGAGCGACTCAACGACAATCAGCCCGCGGTGCGGCTGGCCGCGCTGGAGGCCCTGGAGAAGCTGGAGACGGAGTCCGTGCTGGGCGCGCCGCGCGCGGCCTTGGACTCGCGCTTCTCGGAGATCCGCACCCTGGGCCTGCGCCGGCTGGCGAAGCTCGGCGGCGCGTCTCCGCTGGTGCCGGGGCTCGTCGCGGGCCGGCTCGCGGACTCGGAGCCCTCGGTGGGGCTGGCGGCGCTGGACGCGCTCGTCGCCGTCTCTCCGTCGGACAGCCTGGAGCCGCTGAAGACGGCCTTCGAGCGGGGCCCCTCGCCCCTCAAGGTGGAGGTGCTCATCCGCGCCGCGGGTGGCGGACTCCTGAGTCACCCGCAGCTCCAGCCGCTGGTGGCGCGCGCGCTGGATGACGCGGACGCGGATGTGCGGCGCGTGGCCTTCACGGTGCGGGCGCTGGAGCGCCGTCCGCTGGCCGCGGCGCTGGAGTCGCGCGATGAGGACTTCGCGCGCGCGGTGCGTGACGTGGCGCGGATGCTGGCCCTGCGCGCCAAGCGCAACGCCGGGGACGCGGACGCGAAGTTCACCACCGAGGCCGAGGTCACCGCCTCGCGAGACGCGCTGCTCGCGGGTGCCCCGACGCAGGGCGCGCTCGCGGAGCCGGACCTCGAGCCGCTGCTCGCCTCCATGGCCTGCCGCACTCCGGACACCGCGCTGCGGGGTGCTCGCGGTCTGGCGCAGGTGGGCGATGCCCGCGCGCTGGGTGCGCTGCTCCAGCTGTCGCGCGAAGGCGACGCATTCATCCGTCGGCAGGCGGCCTCCTCGCTCCAGGCACTGCAGGATCCGCGCGCTCGCGAGCGCCTGGTGTGGATGCTGGACGACACCGACGCGGACGTGCGCGCGGCGGCACTGGACGCGGTGGTGACGCTCGACGTGGAGGCGCCGCTGTCCGCCGCCGAGGCCGCGCTGCGCTCGGGCCACGAGGACGTGCGCGTGCGCGGCCTGGACCGGCTGGTGAAGCTGGGTGCCCAGGCCCAGGGCGCGGAGCCGCTGCTCGGCAACGCGCTGGAGGACGAGTCCGGCAAGGTGCGCGGCGAGGCCTTCCGCACGCTGTGGGCGTGGAACGAGAAGGAGCCCCAGAAGGCGCTGGACCGCGCGCTCACGGGTCGCTTCCCGGACCTGCGCCAGCGCGCCGTGGAGGTGCTCACCGAGCGCGGCGCCGAGAACTGGGCCCTGGAGCGGCTGCGCAAGTCCGTGGAGGACCGCGACGCCACCGTGGCCACCGCCGCCTACGAGTCGTGGGTGAAGCTCGCCGGCAAGGAGAAGCCCGAGCCGCATCTGGCCGCGCTGACGAGCACCCACGCCTCGCTGCGCGCGCTGGCGGCGAAGAACGCCGCGCAGGCGTCCGCCGAGCCCCTGCGCTCGCCGCTGCTGAAGCTGGTGCAGGACGAGCGCGTGGACGTGGCCATCGCCGCGCTGGAGTCGCTGGACAAGCTGATCCCGAGCGAGAACGGGCCGCTGCTGGCCGGGCTCGTGGCGGCGGAGCTGCCGGTGCGCGTGCGGGCCGCGGAGCTGCTGTCCCCGCGCGGCGCCGAGGACATCATCGAGCCGATGCGCGGGTTCATCACCGACAAGGACCTGGAGCGCATCTACCCGCCTGGGTTGCTCAACCCGCTGCGCGTGCGCGCGGCGCGAGCGCTGGCCTCGCTGGGCTCGCGGCGCCTGTTGGGCTTCTTCGCCACCACGCTCATCCCGCATGAGCTGGGCGACCTCCAGGAGCAGGGCGCGCGCGGCCTCGCCACCGCGAGCCGTCGCGGCGACGAGGGGTTCCTGCTGGATGCGCTCGGCCACGCCAACGTGGCGGTGCGTTCATGGGGCGCGGACGGCCTGTCGCGCCTGGGCGATGCGCGCGCGCTGCCGGTGCTCACCGGCAACCTGCGCCATGAGCACCTGCCCATCCGGCTGGGCGCCATCCTCTCCTTCGCGGCGCTGGGGTCCGAGGGCGATGGCGGCCTCCTGCACGGCTTGGAGGACTCCGCGCGCGAGGTGCAGGAGATGGTGTTCGCCATCGTCCTCGCCCGTGACCTGCGCGCCACGCGCCGTGGCGAGCCGCCCGACCTGCTCACCAGCGCGCTGTCCGGAGGCCGTCCCGACGTGCGCTACGCCGCCGCCCGCGCGCTGGAGCTGCGCACGGAGCCGGACGCGTACCGCGCGCACCTGGTGGACGTGCTGTTGCCGCCGCGCCCGGAGAAGGTGGGCGACATGAAGGACTGGCCCTCGGAGGAGGACCGCGCCAAGCGCGTGGTGGGACTCGCCGAGGCCCTCTCCAGCGACCAGCCCGAGCAGCGCTACGCGGCGGCCCAGGTGCTGCTGCTGCGCAACAAGCCGCTCGACTACTTCCGCGAGGCGCAGAAGGTCGCGCGGCCTCGCACGCTGGACGCCCCGTGGAAGCCGGAGACGGCGCCCGGCGCCAGCACCGTGCAGACGGGACAGACGGGCGGCGGCAAGAGCTGGCTGCGCCGCCTCTTCTCCGCGGTGAAGCCTGGCGCGGCGGAGCCCTCGGCCGAGGCCACCGTCGCCGCCGAGCGGCAGCACCTGCGCCGGCTCGCCTTCGGCGCGTACGTGGGCCTCTTGCGGCAGGTGGTCGCGGGGGATGACGAGGGGCACCGCGTGCGCCGCGATGCGGTGGACCGCGTGGTGAAGCTCACCCAGGAAGGCTACGCGGGCACGCCGGCCGCGGTGGCCGCGCTGCTGCGCGCGCTGGAGGATCCGCACCAGCTCGTGCGCAAGGCCGCGCTCGCGGGCATCAAGGAGCTGTTCCCCGCCGGCAGCGATGAGCCGCTGGCGCTGGCCTTGGCCTCGCTGTCGCCGGACGTGGCGCGCGCCGCGCTGGACGAGCTGGCCGAGCGCGGCGACGCGGCCCGGCCCCGAGTGGCCGCCGCGCTCAACTCGCCGCTCGCGGACGTGCGCAAGTACGCGTTCGAGCTCTTGGAGAAGCTCAGCCCGGCGGGCAGCCTGGAGCCGCTGCTGGCGGCGCTGAGCAGCGAGCACGCCGACCTGCGCGTGGGCGTCATCGAGCGACTGGCGGGCGCCAACGACGCGCGCGTCACCGAGGCGCTCGGCCGCGCGATGGCCAGCGAGCACGAGGACCTCCGGCTGCGCGCCGCCGAGCTGCTCGCGTGGCGAAGCGATGACCGCGCCGTGGAGGTGCTGGGCGCCTTCCTGCGCGCCGAGGCCGCGCCGCTGGTGAAGCGCGCGGTGGAGGGACTGGCGCGGTTGGCCACCCCCGCCGCCGTGGCCGCGCTGGGTGCGCGCCTGTCCGTCGCCACGGACGCCAACGAGCGCACCAACCTGGTGAAGGCCCTGGGACGCACGCATCGGGTCGAGGCGCTGGACCTGCTCGCGCGCCGCAGCGTGGACGACGAGGCCCCCGCCGTGCGCCTCGCCTGCGTGGCGGCCGCCATGAAGGTGGCGGGCACGGACCGCGAGAAGACGAAGGACCGCGAGGCGACGAAGCGAGACCCCGAGCTGGCCGTGCGCTTCCTGCGCGTGGCGGTGAAGAGCCTGGACGTGGAGGTGCGCAAGGCCGCCGCCGTCGAGTTGCAGATGGGCAAGGAGGCGGGCCAGGACGCGCTGCTGGTGGGCCTGTTCAACGACCGCGACGCCACCGTGCGCGCGGAGGCCGTGGCGCGCTACTCGAAGCGGGTCATCCACCAGGGCTCGCCGGTGGAGCCGCTGGAGGAGGTCCTGCGCGCCGGCGACCGGCTGGTGATGCTGCCCGCCGCCGAGGGCGTGGCACACAAGGGCCGCGTCAGCGCGCTGCGTCCCCTGCTGCTGTACGCGCGCGCCGGAGAGCCGGGCGACCGGGAGCGGGCGCTGATCGCGCTGGGCACGCTGGGTGACGCGCGCGCCCTCGCGGAGCTGGAGACGGTGGCCGCGGGCGGCACGCCGGAGGCTCCGGCCGAGCCCTCCATGATGGTGGCCGCCATCGAGGGCCTGGGGCGCCTCGCGGGCCGACTGCCCGAAGGCGAGGAGCGCCGCCGGGTCGAGGAGAAGGTCGAGGCCGCCGCGTTGGAGGGCCAGACCGAGGAGATGCAGCGCGCGGGCGTGTGCGGTCTGCGCGCCATCGGCGGCGAGCGCGCCCGGGTGAAGCTGGAGGCCCTGCTGGCGGACGACGGCACGGACGTGGATGTGCGCGTCACGGTGGCCGAGCAGCTCGGGAAGATGGGAGACCTCGCCGCGGAGGCCGCGCTGGCCGCCGCGCTCGATGACGATGAGGACGAGCTGCGCGAGGCGGCCCGCAAGGCGCTGGACGTGCTCTTCCCGCAGGAGCGCACGCGGGTGGAGTTCCTCGCGGTGGCCAGCAAGTACACGGACATCTCCGAGCCGGCCGCGGCCTACCTCTCCGGCGAGGGAGACCCCGCGCTTCTGGTGCCCCGCCTGGCCACCCTGGACAACGCGACGTTGCGGCTGCGGCTGCGCCGAGGCCTCGCGCGACGTGGCGCCCTGCCCATTCCCGAGCTGACCGCGCTCCTGGGCCACGACAAGGCGCAGGCCCGCGAGGAGGCCGCGTGGCTGGTGGGCACCTGGACCGGAGAGACGCGCCCGGCTGGCACGGTGGACACCTCCGCGCTGGCGAAGACGCTGCTCACCACCGAGCGCCGCACCGCCACCGAGTGGGCGGCCACGCCCGCGCCCAAGCGCGCCCCGGTGGCCTCCGCGTGGGAGCGCGTGCTGTGGGCGGCGTCTCGGCTGGGTGTGCGGGAGCTGGTCGGCCCCGCGAGCGCGCTGCTGCGCTCGGGCGAGTCCGTGGCGCCGGCGAACGTGCGACAGGAAGCCGCGCGCGCGCTGGGTCGGCTGGGGGCCGTGAAGGAGCTGGACGCCGTGCGCGCCGCCCTCTCCGACCCCGACGCGCGAGTGCGCGCGGCGGCAGCGGACACGCTGGCGAGGCTCGCGCCCGAGCAGGCGGCGGCGTGGGCGCTGGAAGTGAAGCCCTTCGACCCGGTGGCCCTCGGCCCCACGGGCGCGAAGGTGGCCGCGGAGGCGCTGGCCACGGACGAGGCCCGCCGGCTCGCGCTGCCTGCGCTGCTCGGCGCCAAGCAGACGGAAACCCTGCGCCCGCTCGCGGCCAACGCGAAGCCCGAGGTCCGCCAGGACGCCTGGGCCGCGCTGGGTCGCGTGGGTGGAGACGCGGCGACGGAGCTGCTGCACACCGCCGCCTTCGACAAGTCGCAATCGGTGGAGCTGCGCAAGGCCGCATGGCGCGCCCACAAACGTGCACGCCGTGCCAATGAGCGCGTCCGGAAGGAAGGAACCCCGTCGTGA
- a CDS encoding SWIM zinc finger family protein, translated as MSTATPRHPVALRYATASDVDATSDSSRVLLALEGSRGTVGLRGRVRDAALFRDALSAAFGVLASDLRYRGKDRTAYLAYLMKQGKRATAQIWEAQKAFLDSALDGEEKKDAVLDPVLTVDPDQVSLEVFSRDESAYARLAFDNALFEGREAAHGSTFLDVPGDLLTKVDRLRAYVPVSLEAHVALPVRGEARAPRNVDVPHAWLRGFLQVQSAATLPATTCELAPIDLYNLMVALRTRKAKKAPRALRFELVPGAPPRLVLEPWELVLECHGGKYTGTSPAVVRTFGRQRLMALARLLPHAKSVKVQLMGPGLPVFWVIDLGMATLTLGLTGWTESGWSSAAAFDVLMPRAVPDGLAEKLRNRLRAEGPLPFDTLAATAGSPRDAVRAALQLECLRGRVLFDVAGNKYRPRELMPTPVDEATIRFGNELEARAHRLLGDGGPGAGEVKLTKVHELVGEGTRIHGEVVDREAVRSFFPSFTLDLESRLRDASCGCPHFRRSALREGPCEHLLALRLAYGRRRAEEEALRQTPEGRQLIRAETRQYVRRDPVSGLEQVYRVSLDGKLVGLEWGPRSGDARHQRLWFDSDSEARTAYFARLEQLMADGYIDAASALV; from the coding sequence GTGAGCACCGCCACCCCTCGCCATCCCGTCGCGCTCCGCTACGCCACCGCGAGCGACGTGGACGCCACCTCGGACTCCTCGCGCGTGCTGCTGGCCCTGGAGGGCTCGCGCGGTACGGTGGGCCTGCGCGGCCGAGTCCGTGACGCCGCCCTCTTCCGCGACGCGCTGAGCGCCGCCTTCGGCGTCCTCGCCAGCGACCTGCGCTACCGGGGCAAGGACCGGACCGCGTACCTCGCCTACCTGATGAAGCAGGGCAAGCGCGCCACCGCCCAGATTTGGGAGGCGCAGAAGGCCTTCCTCGACAGCGCGCTGGACGGCGAGGAGAAGAAGGACGCGGTGCTGGACCCCGTGCTCACGGTGGATCCAGACCAGGTGTCCCTGGAGGTGTTCTCCCGCGATGAGAGCGCCTACGCCCGGCTCGCCTTCGACAACGCCCTCTTCGAGGGGCGCGAGGCCGCGCACGGCTCCACCTTCCTGGACGTCCCCGGGGACCTCTTGACCAAGGTGGACCGGCTGCGTGCCTATGTCCCCGTGTCGCTGGAGGCCCACGTCGCGCTGCCCGTGCGCGGCGAGGCCCGAGCCCCGCGCAACGTCGACGTCCCGCACGCGTGGCTGCGCGGCTTCCTCCAGGTGCAGTCCGCGGCGACGCTGCCGGCCACCACCTGCGAGCTGGCGCCCATCGACCTCTACAACCTGATGGTCGCGCTGCGCACCCGCAAGGCCAAGAAGGCCCCGCGCGCGCTGCGCTTCGAGCTGGTGCCCGGCGCGCCCCCGCGCCTCGTGCTGGAGCCGTGGGAGCTGGTGCTGGAGTGCCACGGCGGCAAGTACACGGGCACGTCCCCCGCCGTGGTGCGCACCTTCGGCCGTCAGCGCCTCATGGCGCTGGCCCGCCTGCTGCCGCACGCGAAGTCGGTGAAGGTGCAGCTCATGGGCCCGGGCCTGCCGGTGTTCTGGGTCATCGACCTGGGCATGGCCACGCTGACGCTCGGCCTGACGGGCTGGACGGAGAGCGGCTGGTCCAGCGCGGCCGCCTTCGATGTCCTCATGCCTCGCGCGGTGCCGGACGGGCTGGCGGAGAAGCTGCGCAACCGCCTGCGCGCGGAAGGGCCGCTGCCCTTCGACACACTGGCCGCTACCGCGGGCTCGCCCCGAGACGCCGTGCGCGCCGCGCTCCAGTTGGAGTGCCTGCGCGGGCGCGTCCTCTTCGACGTGGCCGGCAACAAGTACCGGCCGCGCGAGCTGATGCCCACGCCCGTGGACGAGGCCACCATCCGCTTCGGCAATGAGCTGGAAGCGCGCGCCCACCGCCTGCTCGGCGACGGCGGCCCCGGCGCGGGCGAGGTGAAGCTCACCAAGGTGCATGAGCTGGTGGGCGAAGGCACCCGCATCCACGGCGAGGTCGTGGACCGCGAGGCCGTGCGCAGCTTCTTCCCCAGCTTCACGCTGGACCTGGAGAGCCGGCTGCGCGACGCGAGCTGCGGCTGCCCGCACTTCCGCCGCTCGGCCCTGCGCGAGGGCCCCTGCGAGCACCTCCTGGCCCTGCGTCTGGCTTATGGCCGCCGCCGCGCCGAGGAAGAGGCGCTGCGCCAGACGCCCGAGGGGCGCCAGCTCATCCGCGCCGAGACGCGACAGTACGTGCGCCGCGACCCGGTCAGCGGACTGGAGCAGGTGTACCGCGTGTCCCTGGATGGGAAGCTGGTGGGGCTGGAGTGGGGCCCGCGCTCGGGCGATGCCCGGCACCAGCGGCTCTGGTTCGACTCGGATTCCGAGGCGCGCACCGCGTATTTCGCGCGCCTGGAGCAATTGATGGCCGACGGCTACATCGACGCGGCCTCGGCCTTGGTGTAA